The following coding sequences lie in one Rutidosis leptorrhynchoides isolate AG116_Rl617_1_P2 chromosome 4, CSIRO_AGI_Rlap_v1, whole genome shotgun sequence genomic window:
- the LOC139904208 gene encoding uclacyanin 1-like, giving the protein MSTFKSNMMILMTLMLVSMHCYNTVAQTTHTVGASLGWTIPPNGPSDYVTWASGQTFSVGDVLLFNFTTGAHTVAEVSQAAYGPCTTTNPISVTTTGPARLTLNAPGTHYYICTVVGHCQTGQKLTINVRPATSATPAPAPAPTSTTNAPVASPTAAPTSSPTTTPTPSTTVSPPASSPSPSQSDVSPPTSSTGQSPSGSTTPSPTGSTTLPPPSPSGVGSSYAVAVPFTFLAAALAFFY; this is encoded by the coding sequence ATGTCAACTTTCAAATCCAACATGATGATCCTTATGACCCTCATGCTAGTATCCATGCATTGTTACAACACGGTGGCTCAAACTACTCACACAGTCGGTGCTAGTTTAGGATGGACCATTCCTCCAAATGGTCCATCCGATTATGTCACCTGGGCATCTGGTCAAACCTTCTCCGTCGGCGATGTTTTACTCTTTAACTTCACGACAGGAGCACATACCGTCGCAGAGGTGTCACAAGCTGCGTACGGCCCATGCACCACCACTAACCCCATCTCGGTTACAACTACCGGACCTGCTAGACTCACATTAAATGCACCTGGGACCCACTATTATATTTGCACCGTTGTAGGTCATTGTCAAACTGGTCAAAAGTTGACCATCAATGTACGTCCCGCAACCTCCGCCACccctgctccagctccagctccgaCGTCTACAACCAATGCACCGGTTGCTTCACCAACAGCCGCTCCAACGTCGTCACCCACAACGACTCCAACCCCATCTACCACTGTTTCACCACCCGCTTCATCACCATCACCTTCTCAATCTGATGTCAGCCCACCAACATCATCAACGGGTCAATCTCCTAGCGGTAGTACCACACCTTCTCCAACCGGTAGCACCACCCTACCACCACCGTCACCTAGTGGTGTAGGTTCATCATACGCGGTTGCAGTACCGTTTACTTTCTTGGCAGCTGCCTTAGCTTTCTTTTACTAG